In one window of Frigoriglobus tundricola DNA:
- the recO gene encoding DNA repair protein RecO, which produces MAAERALAIVVRGTDWSETSRITTLFTREFGKVRALAKGGRRLKSNFDVAFDLLTVCQIMFLRKASGGLDLLTEARLEEQFPALRQNLPALYAGYYVAELLADGTQDYDPHVPLFDAAVETLRALGSPTPPAPLPEGKGESGRVASTDLPDASKFRRSVSPPFREAPGVGSSTAGAVSAFELVWLHELGYSPRLDACAGCGIERVNPSAAALYSPSAGGVLCPQCGPAVADRRGASGAALSALRALGAGGAGPELAPAVRTEVRHLLGPTVSCVLGRRPRLLGYVDGG; this is translated from the coding sequence TTGGCCGCAGAACGAGCACTCGCGATCGTGGTCCGTGGCACGGACTGGAGCGAAACGAGTCGCATCACCACGCTCTTCACCCGCGAGTTCGGCAAGGTGCGTGCCCTCGCCAAAGGCGGGCGCCGGCTGAAGTCCAACTTCGATGTCGCCTTCGATCTCCTGACCGTGTGTCAGATCATGTTCCTCCGCAAAGCGAGCGGCGGGCTCGATCTGCTCACCGAGGCGCGCCTGGAAGAGCAGTTCCCGGCCCTGCGGCAGAACCTGCCGGCACTGTACGCCGGGTACTACGTCGCGGAACTGCTCGCCGACGGCACGCAGGACTACGACCCACACGTCCCGCTCTTCGACGCGGCCGTCGAAACGCTGCGCGCGCTGGGGAGCCCCACCCCCCCGGCCCCCCTCCCTGAAGGGAAGGGGGAGTCGGGGCGTGTTGCCTCCACCGATTTGCCGGATGCTTCTAAGTTCCGAAGGTCTGTCTCCCCTCCCTTCAGGGAGGCGCCGGGGGTGGGTTCCTCGACGGCGGGTGCGGTATCGGCCTTTGAGCTTGTTTGGCTCCACGAGCTGGGATATAGCCCCCGACTCGACGCGTGTGCCGGATGCGGGATCGAGCGGGTGAACCCTTCCGCCGCCGCACTTTATAGCCCGTCGGCGGGCGGGGTGCTGTGCCCGCAGTGCGGGCCGGCGGTGGCCGACCGGCGCGGCGCGTCCGGGGCCGCGCTGAGTGCCTTACGGGCTCTCGGCGCGGGCGGAGCGGGGCCGGAACTGGCGCCCGCCGTTCGCACCGAGGTGCGGCACCTGCTGGGGCCGACCGTGAGCTGCGTCCTCGGGCGCCGGCCCCGGCTGCTCGGCTACGTGGACGGCGGATGA
- a CDS encoding glutamate-5-semialdehyde dehydrogenase, with amino-acid sequence MSALLTNSDPVEELGSLCADLARRAKVASGALAQVPTAAKNRWLLASAAALELRAGELLAANAKDVAAAPGFGLNAAAVDRLALNPKRIAAAAEGLRQVAALPDPVGEVREATQRPNGLQVLKVGVPLGVVFFIYESRPNVTVDAAALCVKSGNAVILRGGKEALHSNTALHSLLSDELTRCGIPADAVQLVPTTDRQAVGYLLSMNSYIDLAIPRGGKSLIQRVAAEAKMPVLKHYDGVCHVYVDGAADLAMAERIVVNAKCQRPGTCNAAESLLVHAGVADVFLPQIARALAAQGVELRGCPETRRRVPTVTPATDDDYRTEYLGLVISVKVVANLAEAVAHIGTYGSHHTDAIVTRDLNAARAFTQQVDSAAVVVNASTRFNDGFELGLGAEIGISTDRFHARGPCGLRELTTYKYIVTGDGHVRE; translated from the coding sequence GTGTCCGCTCTACTTACCAATTCCGACCCGGTCGAAGAGTTGGGCAGCCTGTGCGCCGACCTCGCACGACGGGCGAAGGTCGCGTCCGGCGCACTGGCCCAGGTACCAACCGCGGCGAAGAACCGGTGGCTGCTCGCGTCGGCCGCGGCCCTCGAATTGCGCGCGGGGGAACTCCTCGCGGCAAACGCGAAGGACGTCGCCGCGGCGCCGGGCTTCGGCCTGAACGCCGCGGCCGTCGATCGGTTGGCGCTGAACCCGAAGCGGATCGCGGCCGCGGCCGAGGGCTTGCGGCAAGTGGCCGCACTGCCGGACCCGGTGGGCGAGGTGCGCGAGGCGACCCAGCGCCCGAACGGCCTTCAGGTGCTCAAGGTCGGCGTGCCGCTGGGTGTCGTGTTCTTCATCTACGAGTCGCGCCCGAACGTGACGGTGGACGCCGCAGCGCTGTGCGTCAAGAGCGGCAACGCCGTGATCCTGCGCGGCGGGAAGGAGGCGCTCCATTCCAATACCGCGCTCCACTCGCTGTTGAGCGACGAACTCACGCGCTGCGGCATCCCCGCCGACGCGGTCCAGCTCGTTCCGACAACCGACCGTCAAGCCGTCGGCTATCTGCTGTCGATGAACAGTTACATCGACCTGGCGATCCCGCGCGGCGGGAAGTCGCTCATCCAGCGCGTGGCCGCGGAAGCGAAGATGCCGGTACTGAAGCACTACGACGGCGTGTGCCACGTGTACGTGGACGGAGCGGCCGACCTGGCAATGGCCGAGCGGATCGTGGTGAACGCAAAGTGCCAGCGCCCCGGCACCTGCAACGCGGCCGAGAGCCTGCTCGTCCACGCGGGCGTGGCGGACGTGTTTCTGCCGCAGATCGCGCGTGCCCTCGCCGCACAGGGCGTCGAACTCCGCGGCTGTCCCGAGACGCGAAGGCGCGTGCCGACGGTGACACCCGCCACAGATGACGACTACCGGACCGAGTACCTCGGCCTGGTGATCTCCGTAAAAGTGGTCGCGAACCTGGCCGAAGCTGTTGCCCACATCGGCACTTACGGCTCGCACCACACTGACGCCATCGTCACCCGCGACCTGAACGCGGCGCGGGCGTTCACGCAACAGGTGGATTCGGCCGCAGTGGTCGTGAATGCCAGCACGCGGTTCAACGACGGATTCGAGCTTGGCCTGGGCGCGGAAATCGGTATCAGCACGGACCGGTTCCACGCCCGCGGGCCGTGCGGGCTGCGCGAACTGACAACGTACAAGTACATCGTCACCGGCGACGGGCACGTGCGGGAGTAG
- a CDS encoding glutathione peroxidase, whose amino-acid sequence MKALYIGALAALFGFAVTCQAEDKKVTSPLEYKMKDIDGKEYDLSKLKGKVVMFVNVASKCGLTPQYKGLEELYEKYQKDGFVIIGVPANEFGKQEPGTDAEIKEFCTGNYKVTFPMMSKVVVKGEGQVPLYKTLTEATPKDGKVEPISWNFEKFLVGRDGKVVARFSPRTEPSDEALNKAVKAELAKPAK is encoded by the coding sequence ATGAAGGCCCTGTACATCGGTGCCCTCGCCGCGCTGTTCGGCTTCGCGGTGACCTGCCAAGCGGAGGACAAGAAAGTGACCAGCCCCCTCGAATACAAGATGAAGGACATCGACGGCAAGGAGTACGACCTGTCCAAGCTCAAGGGCAAGGTCGTGATGTTCGTGAACGTCGCCAGCAAGTGCGGCCTGACCCCGCAGTACAAGGGGCTGGAAGAGCTGTACGAAAAGTACCAAAAGGACGGGTTCGTGATCATCGGCGTCCCGGCCAACGAGTTCGGCAAGCAGGAGCCGGGCACCGATGCCGAGATCAAGGAGTTCTGCACCGGCAACTACAAAGTCACGTTCCCGATGATGTCGAAGGTCGTGGTCAAGGGCGAGGGCCAGGTGCCGCTGTACAAGACCCTGACGGAAGCCACCCCGAAGGACGGCAAGGTTGAGCCGATCAGTTGGAACTTCGAGAAGTTCCTCGTCGGCCGCGACGGCAAGGTGGTCGCCCGGTTCTCGCCGCGCACCGAGCCGAGCGACGAGGCCCTGAACAAGGCCGTCAAGGCCGAACTCGCCAAGCCCGCCAAGTGA
- the folP gene encoding dihydropteroate synthase translates to MNPLVWHLRDRTLTIGPRPLVMGIVNVTPDSFSDGGKWFDHSTAVAHALALVEQGADVLDIGGESTRPNAEPVPLEEELRRVVPVVAEVARRTTVPISVDTMKAGVARACLEMGAAIINDVSGLRDPDMISVAQKLRAGVVVMHMRGDPQTMQQNPRYADVVTEVTNYLQERLRALGECGIPAEAACLDPGIGFGKTLAHNLELLANLDAIARLNRPVCLGVSRKGFIGKVCGRQEFDRDTGSLVVGCIAAARGTAHVLRVHAVPGTRDATALLEAIDQHRR, encoded by the coding sequence ATGAACCCCCTCGTCTGGCACCTCCGCGATCGCACCCTCACGATCGGCCCGCGCCCGCTCGTGATGGGCATCGTGAACGTCACTCCCGATAGCTTCTCCGACGGCGGGAAATGGTTCGACCACTCGACCGCGGTCGCCCACGCGCTGGCCCTCGTCGAACAGGGCGCCGACGTTCTCGACATCGGCGGCGAATCGACGCGCCCCAATGCCGAACCCGTCCCGCTCGAAGAAGAACTCCGGCGCGTCGTGCCGGTCGTCGCGGAAGTGGCGCGGCGGACCACGGTTCCGATCTCCGTGGACACGATGAAGGCCGGTGTGGCCCGCGCGTGCCTCGAAATGGGTGCCGCGATCATCAACGACGTGTCCGGGCTCCGCGACCCGGACATGATTTCCGTCGCCCAGAAACTTCGTGCCGGGGTGGTCGTCATGCACATGCGCGGCGACCCGCAGACGATGCAGCAGAACCCGCGATACGCAGACGTGGTGACCGAGGTAACAAACTACCTCCAGGAGAGGTTGCGGGCTCTGGGGGAATGCGGTATCCCTGCAGAAGCGGCGTGTCTCGATCCCGGTATCGGGTTCGGCAAGACCCTCGCGCACAACCTGGAACTCCTCGCGAACCTGGACGCGATCGCGCGCCTCAATCGACCGGTGTGCCTCGGGGTCTCGCGCAAGGGCTTCATCGGTAAAGTGTGCGGCCGGCAGGAGTTCGACCGCGACACCGGCTCGCTCGTGGTCGGGTGCATTGCTGCCGCCCGCGGTACGGCCCACGTGCTGCGCGTTCACGCGGTCCCCGGCACACGCGACGCGACCGCTTTGCTCGAAGCCATCGACCAACACCGCCGCTGA
- a CDS encoding WD40 repeat domain-containing protein, with amino-acid sequence MNPCRLALFVLGVASVLPTTTAAQPVPVKAHGALVHSVAVSPDGKILATAGFDNLVKLWDIGADGTLKLAKVLVGHTAPVYAVAFHPADAKIVATASQDKTARVWDVTEGKAKAGSKDAPEAVFEVSKAKFELKGHSDIVDTIAFSPDGKTLATAGADKAVKLWNPADGKEIKALGTHDGSVYAVAFSPDGKLLASAGAGKDNLVKIWDVKEQRELTQLRGHEQPVTAVVFADNERVVTASMDRSIRTWTTKEAKKEPKEVKDPKDSKEPKKDAKDAKDAKEPKKDVKDTKEPKKDTKDSKDPKDTKEPKDTKDPNELKKFGPTTDDPYAIAWSPATKALAVCGYSGQITVWTLDADKPKFTRAIKSPGYCVVFSADGKGVFTGHDNGTVAFTPIVTK; translated from the coding sequence ATGAACCCCTGCCGACTCGCGCTTTTCGTTCTCGGTGTTGCTTCGGTGCTTCCAACGACGACCGCTGCCCAACCCGTGCCGGTGAAGGCGCACGGTGCCCTCGTTCATAGCGTTGCCGTGTCCCCGGACGGGAAAATACTCGCCACGGCCGGGTTCGACAATCTCGTCAAGCTCTGGGACATTGGTGCTGATGGCACGCTGAAACTCGCGAAGGTCCTCGTCGGGCACACGGCGCCGGTGTACGCGGTCGCGTTTCACCCCGCGGACGCCAAAATCGTAGCCACGGCCAGCCAGGACAAGACCGCGCGGGTCTGGGACGTCACCGAGGGGAAAGCGAAAGCCGGATCGAAGGACGCACCCGAGGCCGTCTTCGAGGTCTCCAAGGCCAAGTTCGAGCTGAAGGGCCACAGCGACATTGTGGACACGATCGCGTTCAGCCCGGACGGCAAGACCCTCGCCACCGCCGGCGCGGACAAAGCCGTGAAGCTGTGGAACCCGGCCGACGGCAAGGAAATCAAGGCGCTGGGGACGCACGACGGCTCGGTGTACGCGGTCGCGTTCAGCCCCGACGGGAAGTTACTGGCGTCCGCCGGGGCCGGTAAGGACAACCTCGTCAAGATCTGGGACGTGAAGGAGCAGAGGGAGCTGACGCAGCTCCGCGGGCACGAGCAACCGGTCACAGCCGTTGTGTTCGCGGACAATGAACGGGTCGTCACGGCCTCAATGGACCGCTCCATTCGCACGTGGACAACGAAGGAGGCGAAGAAGGAACCGAAGGAGGTGAAAGACCCGAAGGACTCCAAGGAACCGAAGAAAGACGCCAAGGACGCTAAAGACGCCAAGGAACCGAAGAAAGACGTGAAAGACACGAAGGAACCGAAGAAAGATACCAAGGACTCCAAAGACCCGAAAGACACCAAAGAGCCAAAAGACACCAAGGATCCGAACGAACTCAAAAAGTTCGGGCCGACCACGGACGATCCTTACGCGATCGCCTGGTCGCCGGCCACGAAGGCGCTGGCGGTGTGCGGGTACTCGGGCCAGATTACGGTTTGGACACTGGACGCGGACAAGCCGAAGTTCACGCGGGCGATCAAATCGCCAGGTTACTGTGTCGTATTCAGCGCGGACGGGAAGGGCGTTTTCACCGGGCACGACAACGGCACGGTGGCGTTCACTCCCATCGTGACGAAGTAG
- a CDS encoding trypsin-like serine peptidase, with amino-acid sequence MATRRPLDGNTASPEQLVAEMVEWTTEDFLAAEPYPLPEITETMLSDYLDQLASPSEKGGSFLPGGPPSPVDDKDSKDAGLLAGFPYPPPFNQHEVLVPYTTYPYCTIGKLFFKQGTGSYVASAAAIGKNGIWTAGHCVHSGNGQPSGWSTNLVFVPGYKDGAAPFGQFTMKQLFCRTNWYQKGNPGGLFEDMGAAILNPLNGRMLSQVVGWLGFAWNFPRNQIWTSLGYPAAPPFNGMRMFQDTAPYANDGAVPGSPSPIGIGCSMTGGCSGGPWVLGLGSTNRVNGHNSYRPNDQPLEIYSPYFGDNAHSLMQLVVQ; translated from the coding sequence ATGGCAACGAGACGGCCCCTGGACGGCAATACGGCATCACCAGAGCAGCTCGTGGCGGAAATGGTGGAATGGACGACCGAAGATTTCCTTGCGGCCGAGCCCTATCCGCTCCCTGAGATCACAGAGACCATGCTGAGCGACTATCTCGACCAGCTGGCGTCTCCTTCAGAAAAGGGCGGGAGCTTTCTCCCGGGCGGGCCACCGAGCCCGGTCGACGACAAGGATTCAAAGGACGCCGGTCTGCTCGCCGGATTTCCCTACCCGCCGCCGTTCAACCAGCACGAGGTGCTCGTGCCGTACACCACCTACCCGTACTGCACAATCGGCAAACTGTTCTTCAAACAAGGAACCGGGAGCTACGTCGCGTCAGCGGCCGCGATCGGTAAGAACGGAATCTGGACCGCCGGTCACTGCGTCCACTCGGGCAACGGTCAGCCGAGCGGCTGGTCAACCAATCTCGTGTTCGTGCCGGGATATAAAGACGGTGCCGCGCCGTTCGGGCAGTTCACGATGAAGCAACTGTTCTGCCGGACCAACTGGTACCAGAAGGGCAACCCCGGTGGCCTGTTTGAAGACATGGGGGCGGCGATCCTCAACCCACTCAACGGGCGCATGCTCAGCCAAGTCGTGGGGTGGCTCGGCTTCGCTTGGAACTTCCCGCGGAACCAGATCTGGACGTCGCTCGGCTACCCCGCAGCGCCCCCCTTTAACGGCATGCGCATGTTCCAGGACACGGCCCCGTATGCGAACGACGGGGCCGTGCCGGGTTCGCCTAGTCCGATCGGGATCGGGTGCAGTATGACCGGCGGTTGCAGCGGTGGCCCCTGGGTCCTCGGGCTGGGATCGACGAACCGCGTCAACGGCCACAACAGCTACCGGCCGAATGACCAACCGCTTGAAATTTACTCGCCCTATTTCGGCGACAACGCCCATTCACTAATGCAATTGGTCGTCCAATAG
- a CDS encoding HEAT repeat domain-containing protein, translating into MVLGGRRGRAAVVARGEALPAVLRCADATAGLPPGAMLAAEAVAFPNFLTAIKQPDSFVGRMALRALVSTSRATRDGLLDPGSLIRAGLGDVLAESAARANADADPWHAMAVIETERVFRRLGHWARVLSSQVRGHAERQAMRLWATSDRRGAWLAGAANRLRARFPAAGGEEQGAILRCLTELRADVTSLFPHLPDRRSPWWTDAVRALRWSKSPVVGPVLAGQAVRLARKTRTHGRAATVLSALRGHACHETERVLLRSVGATNPALRHAAVGSLGWWPPFDPDRVVRALRTARTDPDNQVRRSAVSALARLGERPALAEVTAGLHSEEPAIRADTAARVAAEELTWLWPDLETAAAADDSDTALAACESLERLREGLFGFAM; encoded by the coding sequence GTGGTACTGGGTGGACGTCGCGGCCGGGCTGCGGTTGTTGCGCGCGGCGAGGCGCTCCCGGCGGTCCTGCGCTGTGCCGACGCCACGGCCGGGCTGCCGCCGGGCGCGATGCTCGCGGCCGAGGCCGTCGCGTTCCCGAACTTCCTCACGGCGATCAAGCAACCGGACTCGTTCGTCGGCCGGATGGCGCTCCGTGCCCTCGTCTCCACGTCGCGGGCGACCCGGGACGGTCTACTGGACCCCGGCTCGCTCATCCGCGCGGGGTTGGGGGACGTACTCGCTGAGTCCGCGGCCCGTGCGAACGCCGACGCCGACCCCTGGCACGCGATGGCGGTCATTGAAACGGAACGCGTGTTCCGCCGGCTCGGGCACTGGGCGCGTGTCCTCTCCTCACAGGTGCGCGGCCACGCGGAACGACAGGCAATGCGGCTGTGGGCGACCAGCGATCGCCGCGGGGCGTGGCTCGCCGGAGCCGCCAACCGTCTCCGCGCCCGGTTCCCCGCCGCAGGTGGGGAGGAGCAAGGCGCCATCCTGCGGTGCCTAACAGAGCTCCGCGCCGACGTGACCTCCCTCTTCCCGCACCTCCCGGACCGCCGCAGCCCGTGGTGGACCGACGCCGTTCGCGCGCTGCGGTGGTCGAAGTCGCCGGTGGTCGGGCCGGTGCTGGCCGGCCAGGCGGTGCGCCTCGCCCGAAAGACCCGCACCCACGGCCGCGCCGCCACCGTGCTGTCGGCCCTCCGGGGCCACGCGTGCCACGAGACGGAGCGCGTCCTGCTCCGCTCCGTGGGGGCAACGAACCCGGCGCTCCGGCACGCGGCCGTGGGGTCGCTCGGCTGGTGGCCTCCCTTCGATCCGGACCGAGTCGTGCGTGCCCTGCGGACCGCTCGCACCGATCCGGATAACCAGGTCCGTCGATCGGCGGTGTCCGCTCTGGCGCGGCTCGGTGAGCGGCCGGCGCTGGCCGAAGTCACCGCGGGGCTCCACAGCGAGGAACCGGCGATCCGAGCGGACACCGCGGCCCGTGTTGCGGCGGAAGAACTCACGTGGCTCTGGCCGGACCTGGAAACGGCCGCCGCCGCGGACGATTCCGACACGGCGCTGGCCGCGTGCGAATCGCTCGAACGCCTCCGTGAAGGATTGTTCGGCTTCGCGATGTGA
- the pdxH gene encoding pyridoxamine 5'-phosphate oxidase produces the protein MPTLADLRKEYSTGGLTEADAGTDPFALFHQWFDQAVAAELSDPNAMILATCTPDGAPSARAVLLKALDARGFTFFTNYDSRKGHEMAANPSVALVFLWHQLERQVRVEGRVEVVTAAESDEYYAKRPLGSRLGAWASPQSAVIAGRAVLEQSHAELMAKYPDGDPPRPPNWGGYRVLPDVIEFWQGRRSRLHDRIRFTRTATGWQRDRLAP, from the coding sequence ATGCCGACACTCGCCGACCTGCGCAAGGAGTACTCGACCGGCGGCCTCACGGAGGCCGACGCCGGCACCGACCCGTTCGCCTTGTTCCACCAGTGGTTCGACCAGGCCGTCGCGGCCGAACTGTCCGACCCCAACGCCATGATCCTCGCCACCTGCACGCCGGACGGTGCGCCGTCCGCCCGTGCGGTGCTGCTCAAGGCGCTCGACGCCCGCGGGTTCACGTTCTTCACGAACTACGACAGCCGCAAGGGGCACGAGATGGCGGCGAACCCGAGCGTGGCGCTCGTCTTCCTCTGGCACCAACTCGAACGCCAGGTCCGCGTGGAGGGCCGGGTGGAGGTGGTCACGGCAGCGGAGTCGGACGAGTATTACGCCAAGCGCCCGCTCGGCAGCCGGCTCGGCGCCTGGGCGTCGCCACAGAGCGCCGTCATCGCCGGGCGCGCGGTGCTGGAACAATCGCACGCGGAGCTGATGGCGAAGTACCCGGACGGCGACCCGCCGCGCCCGCCGAACTGGGGCGGCTACCGCGTGCTGCCGGACGTGATCGAGTTCTGGCAGGGGCGCAGGAGCCGACTGCACGACCGCATTCGGTTCACCCGTACGGCGACCGGTTGGCAACGCGATCGCCTCGCGCCGTGA